From Xiphophorus hellerii strain 12219 chromosome 20, Xiphophorus_hellerii-4.1, whole genome shotgun sequence, the proteins below share one genomic window:
- the chia.1 gene encoding chitinase, acidic.1, giving the protein MTKLLLAAVGFLVLAHIASSNKLVCHMTNWAQYRPIGGKFTPDNIDPFLCTHVIYALATINSFNQITTIEWNDPEMYASLDSLKKYNPALKTLLSVGGTVNGVSPFIAMVGKPETRQAFIKSAISFLRTHNFDGLNLAWEYPGHNGSPPEDKDSFTLLVSELANAFQDDATENGKTRLLLSANVASFVSTIDKAYDVSKIAPHMDFMNIMTYDFHGHWEAVTGHNSPLYRSSLDIGSQFHYNINSSVAHWRSLGAPAEKLLLGFPTYGRTYRLSTSANGLGAPSNGPADAGPYTRTAGFWAYYETCDFTNNAVVSWISEQHVPYATYGSAWVGYDDKRSFSSKVQFMTAESLGGAHVWTLDMDDFSGSFCSEGPYPLINHLRMSMGFAPKPTTTPRPSTTRDPIASFCVGRPDGLYENAADKTTYFQCFQGNTYLHHCQPGLVYWDSCKCCDWP; this is encoded by the exons ATGACTAAACTACTCCTAG CCGCCGTGGGCTTTCTGGTCCTCGCCCACATCG CTTCATCCAATAAGCTGGTGTGTCACATGACCAACTGGGCCCAGTACAGACCCATCGGTGGTAAATTCACCCCGGACAACATTGACCCGTTCCTCTGCACCCATGTCATCTACGCTCTGGCCACCATCAACAGCTTCAACCAGATCACTACCATCGAGTGGAATGATCCGGAGATGTACGCCAGCCTTGACAGCCTCAAGAAATA CAACCCCGCACTGAAGACTCTGCTGTCTGTCGGAGGCACTGTAAATGGAGTGAGCCC atTCATTGCCATGGTTGGCAAACCAGAGACTCGACAAGCCTTCATTAAGTCAGCAATCAGCTTCCTGCGCACCCATAACTTTGACGGGCTGAATCTGGCCTGGGAGTATCCTGGACACAACGGCAGCCCACCGGAGGACAAGGACAGCTTCACTCTGCTGGTCTCG GAGCTGGCCAACGCGTTCCAGGATGACGCCACAGAAAACGGGAAGACAAGGCTGCTGCTTTCAGCCAATGTGGCCAGCTTCGTTTCGACCATTGACAAGGCGTACGACGTCAGCAAGATCGCACC CCACATGGACTTCATGAACATCATGACCTACGATTTCCATGGACACTGGGAGGCAGTGACTGGACACAACAGCCCACTGTACCGCAGCTCTCTTGACATCGGATCACAATTTCACTACAACATC AACTCCTCAGTGGCTCACTGGAGGTCTCTGGGGGCCCCAGCGGAGAAGCTGCTCCTGGGTTTCCCAACATACGGCCGGACCTACCGTCTCAGCACATCGGCGAACGGCCTGGGAGCTCCATCCAACGGCCCCGCAGACGCTGGGCCCTACACCCGTACCGCTGGCTTCTGGGCCTACTACGAG ACCTGCGACTTCACCAACAATGCTGTAGTTTCCTGGATCTCTGAGCAGCATGTTCCTTATGCCACCTACGGCAGTGCTTGGGTGGGCTACGATGACAAACGCAGCTTTTCTTCCAAG GTCCAGTTTATGACTGCAGAGTCTTTGGGCGGCGCTCATGTGTGGACTCTGGACATGGATGACTTTAGCGGATCGTTCTGTTCAGAAGGACCGTACCCCCTGATCAACCACCTCAGAATGTCAATGG GTTTCGCTCCAAAGCCAACCACTACACCACGACCCTCAACCACCAGGGATCCCATTGCCAGTTTTTGCGTCGGCCGTCCTGATGGGCTGTACGAGAATGCAGCTGATAAGACCACCTACTTCCAGTGTTTCCAGGGAAACACTTACCTCCACCACTGTCAGCCTGGTCTCGTCTACTGGGATTCCTGCAAGTGCTGCGACTGGCCCTAA